The following coding sequences lie in one Panicum virgatum strain AP13 chromosome 6N, P.virgatum_v5, whole genome shotgun sequence genomic window:
- the LOC120679861 gene encoding probable 4-coumarate--CoA ligase 5: MGSLTTEPRAETVVFRSTLPDIAIPDHLPLHDYVFERLAGRRDRACLIDGATGEALTFGDVDRLSRRVAAGMRAALGVRPGGTVMLLLPNSVEFALAFLACSRLGAAATTANPLHTPPEIAKQAAASGATVVVTEPAFVAKVRGLAGVAVVATGGGAEGCVSFADLAAADELAEAAAIDVSNDVVALPYSSGTTGLPKGVMLSHRGLVTSVAQLVDGDNPNLDLREDDVVLCVLPMFHVYSLHSILLCGMRAGAALVIMKRFDSARMCELVERHGVTVAPLVPPIVVEIAKSDAIDRHDLSSVRMVISGAAPMGKELQDILRAKLPRAVLGQGYGMTEAGPVLSMCMAFAKEPLPVKSGACGTVVRNAELKIIDPETGLSLPRNQPGEICIRGKQIMKGYLNNPEATAKTIDAEGWLHTGDIGYVDDDDEIFIVDRLKELIKYKGFQVAPAELEAMLIAHPGIADAAVVPMKDDSCGEIPVAFVVTRGGSDITEDEVKQYVAKQVVFYKRLHKIFFVETIPKAPSGKILRKDLRAKLAAC, encoded by the exons ATGGGATCGCTGACGACGGAGCCGCGGGCCGAGACGGTGGTGTTCCGCTCGACGCTCCCGGACATCGCCATCCCGGACCACCTCCCGCTCCACGACTACGTCTTCGAGCGCCTGGCGGGCCGCCGCGACCGCGCCTGCCTCATCGACGGCGCCACGGGGGAGGCGCTCACGTTCGGGGACGTGGACCGCCTGTCGCGCCGCGTGGCGGCGGGGATGCGCGCCGCCCTCGGCGTGCGCCCCGGCGGCACGGTGATGCTGCTGCTCCCCAACTCCGTCGAGTTCGCGCTCGCGTTCCTCGCGTGCTcccgcctcggcgccgccgccaccacggccAACCCGCTCCACACCCCGCCCGAGATCGCCAAGCAGGCCGCGGCCTCCGGCGCCACCGTCGTCGTCACCGAGCCGGCGTTCGTCGCCAAGGTGCgcgggctcgccggcgtcgccgtcgtcgccacgggcggcggcgccgaggggtGCGTCTCGttcgccgacctcgccgccgccgacgagctggcggaggcggcggccatcgACGTGTCGAACGACGTGGTCGCGCTGCCGTACTCGTCCGGCACGACGGGGCTGCCCAAGGGGGTCATGCTGTCGCACCGGGGGTTGGTGACCAGCGTGGCGCAGCTCGTCGACGGCGACAACCCGAACCTCGACCTCCGGGAGGACGACGTCGTCCTCTGCGTGCTGCCCATGTTCCACGTGTACTCGCTGCACTCCATCCTCCTCTGCGGGAtgcgcgccggcgcggcgctcgTGATCATGAAGCGCTTCGACAGCGCCCGGATGTGCGAGCTCGTGGAGCGGCACGGCGTCACGGTCGCGCCGCTCGTGCCGCCCATCGTGGTGGAGATTGCCAAGAGCGACGCCATCGACCGCCACGACCTATCCTCGGTGCGCATGGTCATCTCCGGCGCCGCGCCCATGGGCAAGGAGCTGCAGGACATCCTGCGCGCTAAGCTCCCTCGCGCCGTGCTCGGACAG GGCTATGGGATGACAGAGGCAGGGCCGGTGCTCTCGATGTGCATGGCATTTGCCAAGGAGCCCTTGCCGGTGAAGTCTGGCGCCTGCGGCACGGTGGTGAGGAACGCCGAGCTCAAGATCATCGACCCGGAGACCGGCCTGTCCCTACCCCGCAACCAGCCTGGGGAGATTTGCATCAGGGGCAAGCAGATAATGAAAG GGTACCTGAACAATCCGGAGGCCACGGCGAAGACCATCGACGCGGAGGGGTGGCTGCACACCGGCGACATTGGGtacgtcgacgacgacgacgagatcTTCATCGTGGACCGGCTCAAGGAGCTCATCAAGTACAAGGGGTTCCAGGTCGCCCCCGCGGAGCTCGAGGCCATGCTCATCGCGCACCCCGgcatcgccgacgccgccgtcgtccc GATGAAGGATGACTCCTGCGGCGAGATCCCGGTGGCGTTCGTCGTGACGCGCGGCGGCTCCGACATCACCGAGGACGAGGTCAAGCAGTACGTGGCAAAACAG GTTGTGTTCTACAAGAGGCTTCACAAGATTTTCTTCGTGGAGACTATTCCGAAGGCGCCATCTGGCAAAATTTTGAGGAAGGACCTGAGGGCCAAGCTGGCAGCGTGCTGA